The genomic window GCTGCATTTCATTTTTATGGTTTAGGAAAACCCCGACATAAATGTAGGCAATAATCAGCGTGACCACCACATTTAACAGGCTGCCAATCGCATCCATCACAAGCTGGCCTTTCTGTGGGAACCTATCCACGATAATCCCGATTGAAATATGGCCATCGACCCGTTGCGTGTAGGCAAGCCCGCACATGATAAGGACGATCATGCCTAGCTGAACGATTTCCACATCACCGATGATTGGAGTAACCGTCAGACGGCTAATCACGGCAATCGCAATAAAAAACATCATAAATGCCATGACAGCTAAAGCAATCCATCGTGTCACATTTGTTAAAAACCGGATAACGTTCGTTAACATGCAAAGCACCTCAATTCTTTGGAAATAAATGATACAAGTTAGATTAATACCAATTTTCCGAATGGATAAATTACAGCTTCTTTTAAAATAGAAGCTTCTAACCCCTAATTAAACAGGATTAGAAGCATTCGTATTCATACATCATCGATTATTTTCTTTCTTCATCAATCATTTTCAACAAGTCATCAAGCATTTCTTGGCCGTTATAGCCTTTCTTATTCGCATCTTCAACCCATTCATCCCATGCTGGTTTTCCCGCTTCTCTAAATTCTTCTAATTCTTCATCTGTAGGAGTAATCACTTCTCCACGTTTTTCAACTGCTTTTTCAATATCGGCATATGCCGCATCAAGCTCAGAATCATAGCTTTCAATGATTAATTCTGATAGTTTTGGAAACAATTCTTCATCAAAAAGTTTCTTCAAGTCATCAGGAAGGCTATCATGAAAATCTTTGTTCATGACCGGAATTAATGGTGTAACAGAAACGCCAAGCTTCGTAATATAAGGTGCTGGCTCATAAAGTTTTTGCCCATTTGCACCAATCGGTGTAAAGAATGTTGTATCGATTTGTTTCTTTTGAAGTCCTTCATACTGGTCTTCAGTTGTCAAGGATACAGGAACACCGCCAATTGATTTAGCAAGTGCAGTTTCACTTTTTCCACTAGAACGCATTTTTTTCTTTTTCAAATCGTCGACTGTTTTGATCGGTTGAGTTGAAAACAAGGCATAAGGATCAGTAGCAGTAGGATCCGTAAGAATAATATCTGTTAAATCATCATCCGCATATTTTTCTCCGAACTTTTTCAAAACAGCTGCAGCTTCATTAGAATCTTTAAACATGAACGGCAAGTTTCCAATGGAATAAGGAAAGAAGTTCGTGTCGTAGAAATATTGAGGAACTAAAATACTAACTTCATATAATCCACCAGTAATATCTTGATAGACAGAAGAAGATTTACCTAATGAACCGCCATGGTAAAGATTTACTTTGACTCTACCATCTGTTTTTTCTTCAACAAGTTCTTTCCACGGCTCATACACATTGTATGCATAATGGTGTGTTGAAGGCTGCCAGTTGTTTACATTAATTTCGTAAACTTCATCTGAAGAACCTTTGTCTCCCCCGTTAGCGCTTTCACTCTTACTATCACTTTTGCTTCCGCAGCCAACTAATAAAATACCCATTAATAATACAAACAGCCCAAAAAGACCTTTTCTCTTTGTAAACATCTCTTCACCCCTATAACTCTCTCTTTTTATTATATTTAGATAATAAAAAACTCTTAACGTTCCGATGATGGGTATATCGTACTGTTAAG from Pueribacillus theae includes these protein-coding regions:
- a CDS encoding TRAP transporter small permease codes for the protein MLTNVIRFLTNVTRWIALAVMAFMMFFIAIAVISRLTVTPIIGDVEIVQLGMIVLIMCGLAYTQRVDGHISIGIIVDRFPQKGQLVMDAIGSLLNVVVTLIIAYIYVGVFLNHKNEMQ
- a CDS encoding TRAP transporter substrate-binding protein, whose protein sequence is MFTKRKGLFGLFVLLMGILLVGCGSKSDSKSESANGGDKGSSDEVYEINVNNWQPSTHHYAYNVYEPWKELVEEKTDGRVKVNLYHGGSLGKSSSVYQDITGGLYEVSILVPQYFYDTNFFPYSIGNLPFMFKDSNEAAAVLKKFGEKYADDDLTDIILTDPTATDPYALFSTQPIKTVDDLKKKKMRSSGKSETALAKSIGGVPVSLTTEDQYEGLQKKQIDTTFFTPIGANGQKLYEPAPYITKLGVSVTPLIPVMNKDFHDSLPDDLKKLFDEELFPKLSELIIESYDSELDAAYADIEKAVEKRGEVITPTDEELEEFREAGKPAWDEWVEDANKKGYNGQEMLDDLLKMIDEERK